The Afipia massiliensis genome has a segment encoding these proteins:
- a CDS encoding branched-chain amino acid ABC transporter permease, with amino-acid sequence MNELSQTLSQPSVASVSWFDFAKRHRAILASIFVLVFPLVMPFTALAVNILIYGLYALGFNLLFGYLGLLSFGHAALFGTGSYLCGIAIVHFGLPWYLAIVVGIVGGAVMAAAIGALAIRTRGIYFAMVTMALSQCVFYLFYQAVDWTGGENGLRGINVRTIDVLGFKFDFINPLTRYYVVAVFVIMALFMLSRILASPFGAVIEAIRENEARARASGYDVTRTRLITFILSGAFCGLAGALMALHLSIVPIEILHIETSGMVVMMSLLGGMGTFFGPFVGAAVFLLLENLVSIWTVHWQLIVGAVFVVCVLFFPAGIWGTILKWVNK; translated from the coding sequence ATGAATGAACTTTCACAGACTCTGAGCCAGCCGAGCGTTGCCTCGGTAAGTTGGTTCGATTTCGCCAAGCGTCATCGGGCCATCCTTGCCAGCATTTTCGTGTTGGTGTTTCCTCTAGTGATGCCGTTCACGGCATTGGCCGTGAACATCCTGATTTACGGACTCTACGCGCTCGGGTTCAACCTGTTGTTCGGATATCTCGGACTGCTGTCGTTCGGGCACGCAGCACTGTTCGGAACAGGATCCTATCTCTGCGGCATCGCAATCGTGCATTTCGGGTTGCCGTGGTATCTCGCCATCGTGGTCGGAATTGTCGGCGGTGCCGTCATGGCGGCGGCGATCGGCGCACTGGCGATCCGCACTCGCGGCATCTATTTCGCCATGGTGACGATGGCGTTGTCGCAATGTGTCTTCTATCTTTTCTATCAGGCGGTCGATTGGACCGGCGGCGAGAACGGCCTGCGCGGAATCAATGTCCGGACCATCGATGTACTTGGGTTTAAGTTCGACTTCATCAATCCGTTGACCCGCTACTATGTCGTCGCTGTGTTCGTCATCATGGCGTTGTTTATGCTGTCGCGGATTCTGGCGTCGCCGTTTGGTGCCGTCATCGAAGCCATCCGTGAGAACGAAGCGCGGGCGCGGGCCTCCGGATATGATGTGACGCGGACGCGGTTGATCACCTTCATTCTGTCCGGTGCATTCTGCGGCTTGGCCGGCGCGCTGATGGCGCTGCATCTGTCGATCGTTCCGATCGAGATTCTGCACATCGAGACGTCCGGCATGGTGGTGATGATGTCGCTGCTGGGAGGAATGGGCACATTCTTCGGCCCGTTCGTCGGCGCGGCTGTTTTCCTGTTGCTCGAGAATCTGGTCTCAATCTGGACCGTCCATTGGCAATTGATCGTCGGTGCGGTGTTCGTGGTTTGCGTGCTGTTCTTCCCGGCCGGAATCTGGGGAACGATCTTGAAGTGGGTCAATAAATGA
- a CDS encoding LysR family transcriptional regulator, with the protein MISLRQIRSFVAVYEEGSFTSAAKREGATQSGISQHLKQLESELGAALLERDGRDVEPTLAGRLYYRECVEVLKKLEAAQQSVAVNHVRGAIRVGLMPTFTRSVLAPALDKFLTSAPGSEISVTEAYSGVLTEMILKGELDFAVVPAFEGITGISHRLLARDREMLVSAKRGKNTLKPVKLSELGPLKVVLPGLQNTRRRNIETYFSVNSVAVAQRLELDAMMGTLQFVAASDWVAILPFVMMASDIDGGRFDVRPLEDPPFYSEFVLIEPARKVMSSAAALFADILRREAEKSRLVFEERAGRQQQLTRRRAVRSGRPQ; encoded by the coding sequence ATGATTTCCCTTCGGCAGATCAGATCGTTCGTCGCCGTTTATGAAGAGGGCTCGTTCACATCGGCTGCAAAACGGGAGGGTGCGACCCAGTCCGGCATTTCGCAGCACCTCAAGCAACTCGAATCCGAACTCGGCGCGGCGTTGCTTGAACGCGACGGCCGGGACGTTGAACCGACTCTGGCGGGGAGGCTGTACTATCGCGAATGCGTTGAGGTTCTGAAGAAACTGGAGGCTGCGCAGCAAAGCGTTGCCGTCAATCATGTCCGCGGTGCGATCCGTGTTGGCCTGATGCCGACCTTCACCAGATCGGTGCTTGCTCCTGCATTGGACAAGTTCCTCACCTCGGCGCCGGGCTCTGAAATCAGCGTGACCGAGGCCTATTCGGGCGTGCTGACCGAGATGATCCTTAAAGGTGAACTGGATTTTGCGGTTGTCCCGGCCTTCGAAGGGATAACCGGCATCTCGCATCGGCTTCTCGCCCGCGACCGGGAGATGCTGGTGAGTGCGAAGCGAGGCAAAAATACTCTCAAGCCGGTCAAGTTGTCTGAGCTTGGTCCGTTGAAGGTGGTGCTGCCTGGGCTTCAGAATACGCGCCGTCGCAACATCGAGACTTACTTCAGTGTGAACAGCGTCGCTGTGGCGCAACGACTGGAGCTGGACGCCATGATGGGCACGCTGCAATTTGTCGCAGCGAGCGATTGGGTGGCCATTCTGCCGTTCGTGATGATGGCCTCGGATATCGATGGCGGGCGCTTCGATGTGAGGCCGCTCGAAGATCCGCCTTTCTATTCCGAGTTCGTTTTGATCGAACCGGCGCGCAAGGTGATGTCTTCTGCGGCCGCGTTGTTCGCCGATATTCTCAGAAGGGAGGCCGAGAAATCGCGGCTGGTGTTTGAGGAACGTGCTGGCAGACAGCAACAACTAACGCGCCGACGCGCAGTGCGGTCCGGGCGGCCACAGTAA
- a CDS encoding ABC transporter ATP-binding protein, whose translation MTSADTSSQVILRTTGVSKSFGKFVALNNISAEFSRNAITSIIGPNGAGKSTYFNLLSGAFPPSAGKVEFEGRDVTNIAQHEFAHMGIAKSFQITNVFPLLTTRENVRVGLQAFVSRYNIWRPRAKLPGLVEKADALLAQVGLWDRRERLAKELAHGEQRALEIGMALAANPRLLLLDEPTAGMSPEETRVMMDLIVKLAKERTVILVEHKMKLVMGISDRVLVLHHGELLAQGTPTAVRQNEQVKRVYLGQREH comes from the coding sequence ATGACGTCGGCAGACACATCCTCGCAGGTCATTCTGCGCACCACCGGTGTGAGCAAATCGTTCGGGAAGTTCGTGGCCCTGAACAACATCTCGGCTGAGTTCTCCCGGAATGCGATCACCTCCATTATCGGGCCGAACGGCGCCGGGAAGAGCACCTATTTCAACCTTTTGTCGGGTGCTTTTCCTCCGTCTGCCGGCAAGGTCGAGTTCGAGGGGCGCGACGTCACCAATATCGCGCAGCACGAGTTTGCGCATATGGGCATCGCCAAGTCCTTCCAGATTACCAACGTTTTCCCGCTGCTGACGACGCGTGAGAATGTTCGCGTCGGGCTGCAGGCGTTCGTCTCGCGTTACAATATTTGGCGGCCGCGGGCCAAGCTCCCCGGACTTGTCGAAAAAGCTGACGCGTTGCTGGCGCAGGTCGGGTTGTGGGACCGCCGCGAGCGGCTGGCGAAGGAACTCGCGCATGGCGAACAGCGCGCGCTCGAAATCGGAATGGCGCTGGCCGCCAATCCGCGGCTGTTGCTGCTGGACGAACCGACGGCAGGCATGAGCCCGGAAGAGACCCGGGTGATGATGGACCTCATCGTCAAACTGGCCAAGGAGCGCACCGTCATTCTGGTCGAGCACAAGATGAAACTGGTGATGGGTATCAGCGACCGGGTGCTCGTGCTTCATCATGGCGAACTGCTCGCGCAGGGAACGCCGACGGCCGTCCGCCAGAACGAACAGGTCAAGCGGGTCTATCTTGGCCAGCGGGAGCACTGA
- a CDS encoding (2Fe-2S)-binding protein, which translates to MTDLASISLTVNGERISAQVLPRLNLADFLRDHLGLTGTHVGCEHGVCGACTVRANGDIVRACLLLAVQVENASVQTIEGLSDSGEVSDLQAAFRDRNALQCGYCTPGMLMAAQDILIHEPQADREQIREHLSGNYCRCTGYHAIIDAVEATARARSEQAR; encoded by the coding sequence GTGACGGATCTCGCATCAATTTCCCTGACCGTTAATGGTGAGCGCATTTCCGCGCAGGTGCTGCCACGATTGAACCTGGCTGACTTTCTGCGGGATCATCTGGGTCTCACGGGGACTCATGTCGGATGCGAGCATGGCGTGTGTGGAGCGTGCACGGTTCGCGCCAATGGCGATATCGTGCGTGCGTGCCTACTGCTTGCGGTACAGGTGGAAAACGCGTCCGTGCAGACCATCGAGGGGCTGTCGGACAGCGGGGAAGTCTCCGACTTGCAGGCGGCGTTCCGCGACCGCAATGCCCTTCAATGCGGATACTGTACGCCCGGCATGTTGATGGCCGCGCAGGATATCCTGATCCATGAGCCGCAGGCGGACCGCGAGCAAATTCGCGAGCATCTCTCCGGCAACTACTGCCGCTGCACCGGGTATCATGCGATCATCGACGCCGTGGAAGCGACGGCCCGTGCACGTTCGGAGCAGGCGCGATGA
- a CDS encoding FAD binding domain-containing protein has protein sequence MKASAFSYARASSVVDALELLARHGDQAKVLSGGQSLMPALNLRLSAPELLVDIGAIDELRGISVASGVLRIGALTRHVDVLKSAEIAKHAPLLTEAIAHVAHPAIRNRGTFGGSLAHADPASELPACVLALDAVILVRSKDGERRIQAADFFTGIYETLLASDELLVAVEIPVAKPNAVHFFHEYARRKGDYAIVGLAASGILSGDVLTDLRLGYFAVGDKPMLATATEHLTGRPVTASMLADAQAALDAELDPQEDQQASVGMRRYLARQLMARCVSALLERPDLETKALA, from the coding sequence ATGAAAGCTTCGGCTTTCAGCTATGCGCGTGCTTCGAGCGTCGTTGACGCATTGGAGCTGCTTGCCCGGCATGGCGATCAGGCCAAGGTTCTCTCCGGTGGTCAAAGTCTTATGCCTGCATTGAATCTGAGGCTGTCGGCTCCGGAATTGCTCGTCGACATCGGTGCCATCGACGAGTTGCGCGGAATCAGCGTTGCGAGCGGCGTCCTTAGGATCGGCGCACTGACCCGTCACGTCGATGTCCTGAAGTCCGCTGAGATCGCAAAGCATGCGCCGCTTCTGACCGAAGCCATCGCGCATGTCGCGCATCCCGCGATCCGCAACAGGGGCACATTCGGCGGCAGTCTCGCGCATGCTGATCCTGCATCGGAGCTCCCGGCGTGTGTTCTCGCACTTGATGCTGTCATTCTTGTCCGCAGCAAGGATGGCGAGCGTCGTATTCAAGCCGCCGACTTTTTCACCGGCATCTACGAAACCTTGCTGGCTTCGGACGAACTGCTCGTTGCCGTTGAAATCCCTGTCGCAAAACCGAATGCGGTTCATTTTTTTCATGAGTATGCCCGCCGGAAGGGCGATTACGCCATCGTTGGATTGGCGGCGTCTGGAATTCTGAGCGGTGACGTGTTGACGGATCTCCGGCTCGGCTACTTTGCGGTGGGCGATAAGCCGATGCTTGCAACGGCGACGGAGCATCTGACAGGACGGCCGGTCACAGCATCGATGCTGGCTGACGCTCAGGCTGCGCTCGACGCGGAGCTTGATCCGCAGGAAGATCAGCAGGCTTCTGTCGGAATGCGCCGTTATCTCGCGCGCCAGTTGATGGCGCGATGCGTGTCGGCGCTGCTCGAGCGTCCAGATCTCGAAACGAAAGCGCTGGCGTGA
- a CDS encoding branched-chain amino acid ABC transporter permease has protein sequence MSFDLIALQLFTGLALGAIYVLFAIGLSLIFGMLTVVNFAHGAFYMVGAYVGLFLLSLGGNFWLCLIAVPLIVGTVGLVVERFLIRPLYGRGIDYPLLLTFGLSYVMVELIRIAFGKSGYPFDTPEILQGAVNIGVGYFPLYRLFVIGIAAAVLLGLWLFLERTSFGLIIRAGARDPQIVRVLGVNVSRVWLFVFGIGSGIAALAGLLAAPLQGVIPEMGATILAEAFVVTVVGGMGSIGGAVIAGLLVGVVVSMTSLFAPEMAKVSIFALMAVVLLVRPQGFFGRAGLMS, from the coding sequence ATGAGTTTCGATCTGATCGCGTTGCAATTGTTCACCGGTCTGGCGCTCGGCGCGATTTACGTGCTGTTCGCCATTGGACTGTCGCTGATCTTCGGCATGCTGACCGTTGTGAACTTCGCGCATGGTGCCTTCTATATGGTCGGCGCATATGTCGGGCTGTTCCTTCTCTCGCTGGGAGGAAATTTCTGGCTTTGCCTCATTGCGGTTCCATTGATCGTCGGCACTGTCGGTCTCGTTGTGGAGCGCTTCCTGATCCGGCCGCTGTATGGCCGCGGCATCGACTATCCACTTCTTCTGACGTTCGGCCTGAGCTATGTGATGGTCGAACTCATCCGTATTGCTTTCGGCAAGAGCGGCTATCCGTTCGATACGCCTGAGATCCTGCAAGGTGCGGTGAACATCGGCGTCGGATACTTCCCGCTTTATCGTCTGTTCGTCATCGGTATCGCGGCGGCGGTTCTTCTGGGTCTCTGGCTCTTCCTCGAGCGTACGAGCTTCGGCTTGATCATCCGCGCAGGTGCGCGAGATCCCCAGATTGTTCGCGTGCTCGGGGTCAACGTCTCGCGTGTCTGGCTGTTTGTTTTCGGCATCGGCTCCGGGATTGCAGCATTGGCCGGGCTTCTCGCCGCGCCGCTGCAAGGCGTTATCCCTGAAATGGGGGCGACGATTCTTGCCGAAGCGTTTGTCGTGACGGTTGTCGGCGGCATGGGCTCAATCGGGGGCGCAGTCATCGCCGGTCTTCTCGTTGGCGTGGTTGTCAGCATGACGTCGCTGTTCGCGCCCGAAATGGCCAAGGTTTCGATTTTTGCCTTGATGGCAGTAGTTCTTCTCGTCCGTCCGCAAGGCTTCTTCGGCCGCGCCGGGCTCATGAGCTGA
- a CDS encoding LLM class flavin-dependent oxidoreductase — MNLGFFTMPIHPLDKDWRQSLSEDREAFLLADELGFTEAYVGEHVTDKAENITSCVTFLAWIAAATKQIRLGTGTVNMPNTHPATVAATIAMLDHMLDGRFIFGISPGGLLSDAELFGNLDFNRNEMFLEAINQVLGIWSGEPPYNLQGKYWTVSTQRTQIKEIGQGYIPRPLQRPHPPIVVTAVAPFSKGVTEAAVRGWDPISANFLMPAWVKSHWPKYVEGCERGGRAADPANWRVAKSVFVADDAATAKAYATDPNGPYVNYYRSLFAKLKKNGRIELFKTHRDQPDDEVTLDMICDKLIIYGTPDSVADQILAFQNEVGTFGTLLYAGKDWKDRELGRKSMILTAEKVLPLVNAGSSKLAKAAE, encoded by the coding sequence ATGAACCTCGGCTTTTTCACCATGCCGATCCACCCGTTGGACAAGGACTGGCGGCAGTCGCTGTCCGAAGACCGCGAGGCTTTCCTTCTCGCCGACGAACTGGGATTCACGGAGGCTTATGTCGGCGAGCACGTCACCGACAAGGCCGAGAACATCACCTCATGCGTGACGTTTCTGGCCTGGATCGCCGCCGCGACGAAGCAGATCAGGCTCGGCACCGGCACCGTGAACATGCCCAACACACATCCCGCAACAGTCGCTGCTACCATCGCCATGCTGGATCACATGCTCGACGGCCGGTTTATTTTCGGCATCAGCCCGGGCGGTCTTCTGTCGGACGCGGAGTTGTTTGGCAATCTCGACTTCAACCGCAACGAGATGTTCCTCGAAGCAATCAATCAGGTACTCGGCATCTGGTCCGGCGAACCGCCTTACAATCTTCAAGGCAAGTACTGGACCGTGTCCACGCAGCGTACGCAGATCAAGGAAATCGGCCAGGGCTATATCCCCCGTCCGCTGCAGCGGCCGCATCCACCGATCGTCGTCACCGCGGTCGCGCCGTTCTCAAAGGGCGTAACGGAAGCCGCGGTCCGGGGATGGGATCCGATCTCGGCAAACTTCCTGATGCCGGCGTGGGTGAAGAGCCATTGGCCCAAATATGTGGAAGGCTGTGAACGGGGCGGCCGCGCCGCGGACCCCGCCAACTGGCGCGTCGCGAAGAGCGTCTTCGTCGCCGACGACGCGGCAACAGCGAAGGCCTATGCGACCGATCCGAATGGTCCGTATGTGAATTACTACCGGTCGCTGTTCGCCAAGCTGAAGAAGAACGGCCGAATCGAGTTGTTCAAGACCCACCGCGATCAACCCGACGATGAAGTGACACTCGATATGATCTGCGACAAGCTGATCATCTACGGTACGCCGGACAGCGTCGCCGATCAGATCCTTGCATTCCAGAACGAAGTCGGCACATTCGGGACGCTGCTCTATGCTGGCAAGGATTGGAAAGATCGTGAGCTTGGACGGAAATCCATGATCTTGACGGCGGAGAAGGTGCTGCCTTTGGTGAACGCCGGTTCGTCAAAGCTGGCTAAAGCTGCGGAATAA
- a CDS encoding xanthine dehydrogenase family protein molybdopterin-binding subunit has protein sequence MNDGSEKQPGLSVLDRPNSYIGKTVPRPNLDRLMQGRGQYVSDMVLPRMAHAVFLRSPYAHAKILNIDETAAKAMPGVIAVVTGAELAKVITPWVGVLSHLKGLKSAPQHAIAIDRACWQGEAVAAVIATSRALAEDAAEAVLVDYEELVPVTDMRTALDPDTPVIHADLGDNLAFERNLDAGAVDQAFKDSDEVVEAEFVFGRHTGVTLEPRAVLADWNSGEERLTVYLGTQAPHMVQNIAALHLGLDEAQVRVVCKDVGGSFGIKVHIYADEMATLALSKLLRRPIKFVADRVESFNTDIHARDHVCKARIGVSKDGTINAFEIDDVTGIGPYSMYPRTSAIEANQVVNLVGGPYTTQNYRARTRVVFQNKNVTCQYRGVGHPIACSITEGLVDLAAQRIGMDPIEIRRRNLIRDDAYPCGSPSGLKFEALSHHASLDKLVAMMNYDALRAEQAELRKQGIYRGIGIGSFIEVTNPSAAFYGVGGARISSQDGVAVRLDATGRVICQTSITEQGQGSESLTAQIVGSVLGVSMERVRVILGDTDNTPYGGGTWASRGAGIGGEAALQAAKVLRKNILDVAAAILQAKPGDLDIVDNAVVDADGGQQRIELHELARIVYFRPDTLPPGFQPELMATRHFVPREYPFAFTNGVQASLLEVDPQTGFIKLLRHWVVEDCGTIINPQLVDEQIRGGVVQGLGAALYEQCIYDERGQLTNANMADYLVPMSGEMPDIDVGHVVSPTLESELGAKGAGEAGTAAAAAVVSNAVNDALSPFNVTITEIPLTPRVVLAALGRI, from the coding sequence ATGAACGACGGCTCCGAGAAGCAACCCGGTCTGTCGGTTCTGGACCGCCCGAATTCGTACATCGGCAAGACGGTGCCGCGCCCGAATCTCGATCGGCTGATGCAGGGGCGTGGGCAGTATGTCAGCGACATGGTGCTGCCGCGCATGGCGCATGCGGTATTCCTGCGATCGCCCTATGCGCATGCCAAGATCCTGAACATCGATGAGACCGCGGCGAAGGCAATGCCTGGCGTTATTGCGGTCGTCACCGGTGCGGAACTGGCGAAAGTCATTACGCCCTGGGTCGGCGTGCTGTCTCATCTCAAGGGTCTCAAGTCGGCTCCGCAGCACGCGATCGCGATTGATCGCGCTTGTTGGCAAGGTGAGGCAGTGGCGGCGGTCATCGCGACCAGCCGGGCACTCGCCGAAGATGCCGCCGAGGCCGTGTTGGTGGATTACGAAGAACTCGTCCCGGTGACGGATATGCGCACGGCGCTCGATCCCGATACCCCGGTGATTCACGCCGATCTCGGGGACAATCTGGCCTTCGAGCGCAATCTCGATGCCGGGGCCGTGGATCAGGCCTTCAAGGATTCCGACGAGGTTGTGGAAGCCGAGTTCGTCTTTGGCCGGCACACCGGTGTCACGCTGGAGCCCCGCGCGGTTCTAGCTGATTGGAATTCGGGAGAGGAGCGCCTGACCGTTTACCTGGGCACCCAGGCGCCGCACATGGTGCAGAATATCGCCGCCCTGCATCTGGGTCTCGATGAGGCGCAGGTGCGCGTGGTGTGCAAGGATGTCGGTGGCTCATTCGGCATCAAGGTTCACATCTATGCCGACGAAATGGCGACTCTTGCGCTATCGAAGTTGCTGCGCCGCCCGATCAAGTTCGTTGCCGACCGGGTCGAGAGTTTCAACACCGATATTCATGCACGCGATCACGTCTGCAAGGCGCGCATCGGCGTCAGCAAGGACGGGACCATCAACGCCTTCGAGATCGACGATGTTACCGGCATCGGCCCGTACTCAATGTATCCGCGCACCAGCGCGATCGAGGCCAACCAGGTCGTCAATCTGGTCGGCGGTCCCTACACGACGCAGAATTATCGGGCACGAACCCGCGTCGTTTTCCAGAACAAAAACGTCACCTGTCAGTATCGTGGCGTGGGGCATCCCATCGCGTGCTCAATCACCGAAGGGCTGGTCGATCTTGCCGCGCAGCGGATCGGGATGGATCCGATTGAAATCCGCCGCCGCAATCTTATTCGCGATGATGCCTATCCTTGCGGGTCGCCGTCAGGACTCAAATTCGAGGCGCTGTCGCATCACGCGTCGCTCGATAAGCTGGTCGCAATGATGAACTACGATGCGTTGCGCGCCGAGCAGGCAGAGTTGCGCAAGCAGGGGATCTATCGCGGTATCGGCATCGGGAGCTTTATCGAGGTCACCAATCCCAGCGCGGCATTCTACGGCGTGGGCGGTGCGCGGATTTCGTCGCAGGACGGTGTCGCCGTGCGTCTGGATGCCACCGGCCGGGTGATTTGCCAGACGAGCATTACCGAGCAGGGGCAGGGATCTGAATCGCTGACCGCGCAGATCGTCGGAAGCGTACTCGGCGTATCGATGGAACGCGTTCGCGTGATTCTGGGGGATACCGACAATACGCCGTACGGCGGCGGCACATGGGCGTCGCGCGGAGCAGGCATCGGTGGCGAGGCCGCACTGCAGGCGGCGAAGGTGCTCCGTAAAAACATTCTGGATGTCGCAGCGGCCATTCTTCAAGCCAAGCCGGGTGATCTCGATATCGTCGATAACGCCGTAGTTGATGCCGACGGTGGACAGCAGCGTATCGAACTGCATGAGCTGGCGCGCATCGTCTACTTCCGGCCAGATACCTTGCCGCCGGGATTCCAGCCCGAGTTGATGGCGACCCGGCATTTCGTGCCGCGCGAGTATCCTTTCGCGTTTACCAACGGTGTTCAGGCCTCGTTGCTGGAGGTTGATCCTCAGACAGGCTTCATCAAGCTGCTCAGGCATTGGGTGGTCGAGGACTGCGGCACCATCATCAATCCTCAACTGGTGGATGAGCAAATCCGCGGCGGTGTGGTCCAGGGGCTGGGTGCTGCGCTTTACGAACAATGCATCTACGATGAGCGCGGACAGCTCACCAATGCCAACATGGCGGACTATCTCGTGCCGATGTCGGGCGAGATGCCGGATATCGACGTCGGGCACGTTGTCTCTCCCACGCTTGAGAGTGAACTGGGCGCCAAGGGAGCGGGCGAAGCGGGGACGGCTGCTGCGGCTGCTGTAGTCTCCAACGCCGTCAACGACGCGCTATCGCCTTTCAATGTCACGATTACTGAAATTCCGCTGACGCCACGAGTTGTTCTCGCTGCGCTCGGGCGGATCTGA
- a CDS encoding ABC transporter substrate-binding protein — MAKKTTGSISRRRLLTTASAGAVLAASPFRINLLQAQEATIKVGFPVPLTGPYGTEAQDQVRAAEVAIAEFNEAGGLNGRKAELLVRDDKLNPGEAATRTLELIEKEKVNFIVGSLSASVQLAVNNVTKERKIIYNSISQSDEINEVKDFSKYTFHEALTPHLTAGAVGRYAFPKFGKKVAFLTADYAYGHEMVRGFQEAGKAFGVESLVDIRHPLGTTDFSALLPRIQALKPDILVISNFGRDQQIALKQATDFGMKKSMKIVAPILLYTGRIAAGAQAFEGVIGGTSYYWGIEDKVASAKAFNDRFRKMHGGKVPSDYGALGYAGVKTLLMGAKAAGTTDTDKVIEAVEALKYDYYKGPEYYRKCDHQAVQSVLIIESKSKPEKGDADVFNVLATEEPSEKNLRTCEALGHKS; from the coding sequence ATGGCCAAGAAAACGACAGGATCCATCTCTCGCCGCCGCTTGCTGACGACCGCCAGCGCCGGCGCCGTTCTGGCGGCCTCGCCGTTTCGCATCAATCTGCTCCAGGCACAGGAAGCGACCATCAAGGTCGGATTTCCAGTCCCGCTGACCGGTCCATATGGCACCGAAGCGCAGGATCAGGTGCGTGCAGCGGAAGTCGCTATCGCTGAGTTCAATGAAGCAGGCGGCCTCAATGGCCGGAAGGCCGAATTGCTCGTGCGCGATGACAAGCTCAATCCGGGCGAGGCGGCCACCCGCACGCTGGAACTGATCGAGAAGGAAAAGGTCAACTTCATCGTCGGCAGTCTGTCTGCGTCGGTGCAGCTCGCGGTGAACAACGTCACCAAGGAACGGAAGATCATCTACAACTCGATCAGCCAGTCCGATGAAATCAACGAGGTCAAGGATTTCAGCAAATATACGTTCCACGAAGCTCTCACGCCGCACCTGACTGCGGGTGCCGTCGGACGTTATGCGTTCCCGAAGTTTGGCAAGAAGGTTGCGTTCCTCACGGCTGACTATGCCTATGGTCATGAAATGGTGCGCGGCTTCCAGGAAGCCGGCAAGGCATTTGGGGTCGAAAGCCTCGTCGATATTCGGCATCCGCTCGGCACCACCGACTTCTCTGCGTTGCTGCCGCGTATCCAGGCGCTGAAGCCGGACATTCTCGTCATCAGCAACTTCGGCCGCGATCAGCAGATCGCACTTAAGCAGGCCACCGACTTCGGCATGAAGAAGAGCATGAAGATCGTTGCGCCGATCCTGCTTTACACCGGCCGAATTGCTGCCGGTGCGCAGGCATTCGAGGGCGTCATCGGTGGAACCTCGTACTATTGGGGCATCGAGGACAAGGTTGCGTCCGCGAAGGCGTTCAACGATCGCTTCCGCAAGATGCACGGTGGCAAGGTGCCGTCGGATTACGGCGCGCTGGGCTACGCTGGCGTAAAGACATTGCTGATGGGAGCCAAGGCTGCCGGCACCACTGATACCGATAAGGTCATCGAGGCCGTCGAAGCGCTCAAGTACGATTACTACAAGGGCCCTGAGTACTATCGCAAGTGCGACCACCAGGCTGTGCAGTCGGTTCTCATCATCGAATCCAAATCGAAGCCTGAGAAGGGCGATGCCGACGTCTTCAACGTCCTCGCCACCGAGGAGCCGAGCGAAAAGAACCTCCGCACCTGCGAAGCGCTCGGCCACAAGTCCTGA
- a CDS encoding ABC transporter ATP-binding protein: MLRVENLNSWYGASHVLQDIGLEVNKGEIVCLIGRNGAGKTTTLKSIIGLLDKTRGSVTFKGKEVLGQPAHVRFGLGLAYVPEERRIVQGLSVRENLRLGLVASPDKKDEVRRIAQIAEIFPRLAERLDQEAVTMSGGEQQMLAIARAMIARPDLIMLDEPSEGIMPVLVDEMFELFRKMKSEGTTILLVEQNVELALDIADRAYVLDQGSVVHHATAAALLADDEIKERYCSV; this comes from the coding sequence ATGTTGCGTGTCGAAAATCTCAACTCCTGGTACGGCGCAAGCCACGTGTTGCAGGACATCGGCCTTGAGGTGAACAAGGGCGAGATCGTCTGCCTGATCGGCCGTAACGGGGCCGGCAAGACCACGACCTTGAAGTCAATCATTGGCCTTTTGGACAAGACCCGCGGGTCGGTGACGTTCAAGGGCAAAGAAGTGCTGGGCCAGCCGGCGCATGTCCGCTTCGGCCTGGGACTGGCCTATGTCCCCGAGGAACGCCGTATCGTGCAGGGACTGAGTGTGCGGGAAAACCTGCGGCTCGGCCTCGTTGCGTCGCCTGACAAGAAGGACGAGGTTCGACGCATCGCCCAGATCGCCGAGATTTTCCCACGCCTGGCAGAGCGGTTGGATCAGGAAGCCGTCACAATGTCCGGTGGTGAGCAACAGATGCTCGCGATCGCGCGCGCCATGATCGCCCGGCCAGACCTCATCATGCTCGATGAGCCCTCGGAAGGCATCATGCCGGTGCTCGTCGATGAGATGTTCGAACTGTTCCGCAAGATGAAGTCGGAAGGGACGACAATTCTGCTTGTCGAGCAGAACGTGGAACTGGCGCTCGATATCGCCGATCGTGCCTACGTGCTGGATCAGGGTTCTGTTGTGCATCACGCGACCGCGGCCGCGCTGCTGGCCGACGACGAAATCAAGGAGCGTTACTGCTCGGTCTAG